A portion of the Acidisoma sp. PAMC 29798 genome contains these proteins:
- the gndA gene encoding NADP-dependent phosphogluconate dehydrogenase: MSDHAAAGTAELGVLGLAVMGANLARNAARKGFEVALFNRNHERTDKLMAEHGHEGKFVATKSVADFVAALAKPRAIIIMVKAGKPVDDMIAELSEHLDAEDIIIDGGNSLFTDTSRRFKECQAKNIRFIGMGISGGEEGALEGPSMMPGGERSAYDHIAPMVTKMAVTVEGTPCCTYIGTEGAGHYVKMVHNGIEYADMQLITEAYDMMKTLYGLDAAAMAEIFTEWKAGDLDSYLIEITAAVLRKTDDTGKPLVDAIVDEAEQKGTGRWTAQSALDLGVPVTAITEAVYARALSGRRGMRGEAEKKYPHPAVAIRKPEKAEIDAIRDALYASKIVAYAQGFEQMTVAAQQFGWELHLGEISTIWRGGCIIRARFLDRIKEAYDRDPKLSNLLLDDYFRDAVVKAEAAWRQVIVRAVQNGVAVPAFSSALAYYDGLRRARGPANLLQGLRDYFGAHTYRRLDKDGSFHTRWSQDGSEIEA; this comes from the coding sequence ATGAGTGATCACGCAGCAGCCGGAACGGCGGAACTGGGCGTTCTGGGCTTGGCCGTCATGGGCGCGAATCTCGCCCGCAACGCCGCCCGCAAGGGCTTCGAGGTCGCGCTGTTCAACCGCAATCACGAGCGCACCGATAAGCTGATGGCTGAACACGGCCATGAAGGAAAGTTCGTCGCGACTAAGTCGGTCGCCGATTTCGTTGCGGCCCTCGCGAAGCCCCGCGCCATCATCATCATGGTCAAGGCCGGAAAGCCGGTCGATGACATGATCGCCGAACTGTCCGAGCATCTGGACGCCGAAGACATCATCATCGACGGCGGCAATTCGCTGTTCACCGATACCAGCCGCCGCTTCAAGGAATGCCAGGCGAAGAACATCCGCTTCATCGGCATGGGCATTTCTGGCGGCGAAGAGGGCGCACTCGAAGGCCCGAGCATGATGCCGGGCGGCGAGCGCTCGGCCTATGACCACATCGCGCCGATGGTCACCAAGATGGCCGTGACGGTCGAGGGCACGCCGTGCTGCACCTATATCGGCACTGAAGGCGCCGGCCATTACGTCAAGATGGTGCATAACGGCATCGAATACGCCGATATGCAGCTCATCACCGAAGCCTATGACATGATGAAGACGCTCTATGGCCTCGACGCCGCGGCCATGGCCGAGATCTTCACCGAGTGGAAGGCCGGCGACCTCGATTCATATCTGATCGAAATCACCGCCGCCGTGCTGCGCAAGACGGACGACACCGGCAAGCCGCTGGTCGATGCGATCGTGGATGAAGCCGAGCAGAAGGGCACCGGCCGCTGGACGGCGCAATCCGCCCTCGACCTCGGCGTGCCTGTCACCGCCATTACCGAGGCGGTCTATGCCCGCGCCCTGTCCGGTCGTCGCGGCATGCGCGGCGAGGCCGAGAAAAAGTACCCGCATCCGGCAGTGGCCATTCGCAAGCCCGAGAAGGCCGAGATCGACGCTATCCGAGACGCGCTCTATGCCTCCAAGATCGTCGCCTATGCCCAGGGCTTCGAGCAGATGACGGTCGCCGCCCAGCAGTTCGGCTGGGAACTGCACCTGGGCGAAATCTCCACCATCTGGCGCGGCGGCTGCATCATCCGCGCCCGCTTCCTCGACCGCATCAAGGAAGCCTATGACCGCGACCCCAAGCTGTCGAACCTGCTGCTCGACGACTATTTCCGGGACGCGGTGGTGAAGGCCGAGGCCGCTTGGCGTCAGGTCATCGTGCGGGCCGTTCAGAACGGCGTGGCGGTGCCGGCCTTCTCCTCGGCGCTTGCCTATTATGACGGTCTGCGTCGGGCGCGGGGACCGGCCAATCTGCTCCAGGGTCTGCGCGATTACTTCGGCGCCCATACCTATCGTCGCCTGGATAAGGACGGCAGCTTCCACACCCGGTGGAGCCAGGACGGCAGCGAAATCGAGGCTTAG
- a CDS encoding DHA2 family efflux MFS transporter permease subunit, whose amino-acid sequence MDALPSQSMTQCAERDSLFGRSAKRAPPDGVPAPDKGARRGLPAEMRVTALIVATALFMQNLDSTVVSTALPAMAKAFDVAPVTMNIVITSYLVSLAAFIPASGWVADRYGARQVFRAAIIVFTLASVLCGISTSLGMLIGARILQGLGGAMMVPVGRLLLLRRVGKADLIAAMSWLTMPALLGPVIGPPVGGFLVTTLSWHWIFDINIPIGIVGVAAITMLIKRDDKTEKTHFDILGQILAGTAMAGIIMGCSSFGRGALPPVAAVALIAIGAMAALGYVVHGRRYPHPLLDLTLLRIPTFATSVIAGSLFRVGVGALPFLLPLMLQLGFGLSPFRSGMITFVSAAGALVMKPIVKPLLHRFGFRTVLSLNGGIAAVVVGLSAAFRPSWPIALIYVVLLVGGIFRSVQFTAYNTIAYADIPPLRMSQATSLYSTLQQLSLTLGVTLGAAVLAVSGLLGGRTHPALGDFSIAFVAVGLVMLPAAFLALRLPDEAGDEMSGHHPSAR is encoded by the coding sequence GTGGATGCTCTGCCTTCGCAGAGCATGACGCAGTGCGCGGAGCGCGATAGCCTGTTTGGCCGCAGCGCGAAGCGGGCTCCTCCAGACGGCGTGCCGGCCCCCGACAAAGGGGCCCGGCGCGGTCTGCCCGCCGAAATGCGCGTCACGGCGCTGATCGTGGCAACCGCGCTGTTCATGCAGAACCTCGATTCTACCGTGGTTTCCACGGCCCTGCCGGCGATGGCGAAAGCCTTCGACGTGGCGCCGGTGACGATGAACATCGTCATCACCTCCTACCTCGTCAGCCTGGCCGCCTTCATTCCGGCGAGCGGCTGGGTGGCGGATCGCTATGGCGCGCGGCAGGTGTTCCGCGCCGCCATCATCGTCTTCACGCTGGCTTCCGTGCTCTGCGGCATCTCGACCAGCCTCGGCATGCTCATCGGCGCGCGCATCCTGCAAGGCCTGGGCGGCGCCATGATGGTGCCGGTCGGGCGGTTGCTTCTGCTGCGCCGGGTCGGCAAGGCGGACCTCATCGCGGCGATGTCCTGGCTGACCATGCCGGCGCTGCTCGGCCCCGTCATCGGTCCGCCCGTCGGCGGTTTCCTGGTGACCACACTCTCCTGGCACTGGATTTTCGACATCAATATCCCGATCGGCATCGTCGGTGTCGCGGCCATCACCATGCTGATCAAACGGGACGACAAGACCGAAAAGACGCATTTCGACATCCTCGGCCAGATCCTCGCCGGCACGGCCATGGCCGGGATCATCATGGGCTGCTCGTCCTTTGGGCGCGGCGCTCTGCCACCCGTAGCCGCTGTCGCCTTGATCGCCATCGGCGCCATGGCCGCCTTGGGCTACGTGGTTCACGGGCGCCGCTATCCGCATCCGCTGCTCGACCTGACGCTGCTGCGGATCCCGACCTTCGCGACCTCGGTGATTGCCGGATCGCTGTTTCGGGTCGGCGTCGGGGCGCTGCCCTTCCTGCTGCCGCTGATGCTGCAATTGGGCTTCGGGCTGTCGCCCTTCCGCAGCGGCATGATCACCTTCGTCTCAGCCGCCGGCGCCCTGGTCATGAAGCCGATCGTGAAGCCGTTGCTGCACCGCTTCGGCTTTCGCACCGTCCTCTCCCTCAACGGCGGCATCGCCGCAGTCGTGGTGGGTCTATCCGCCGCCTTCCGCCCGTCCTGGCCGATCGCCCTGATCTATGTCGTTCTGCTGGTCGGCGGCATTTTCCGCTCGGTGCAATTCACCGCCTATAACACCATCGCCTATGCCGATATTCCGCCCCTGCGGATGAGCCAGGCGACCAGCCTCTACAGCACCTTGCAGCAGCTGTCGCTGACGCTCGGGGTCACGCTCGGCGCCGCCGTGCTCGCGGTGTCAGGCCTCCTCGGCGGACGCACGCACCCGGCCCTCGGCGACTTTTCCATAGCCTTCGTGGCGGTCGGCCTCGTCATGCTGCCGGCCGCCTTCCTCGCCCTGCGGCTGCCGGACGAGGCGGGGGATGAGATGTCCGGCCATCATCCGTCGGCCCGCTAA
- a CDS encoding DUF2147 domain-containing protein has protein sequence MTSYVTRFLAGLLIAVSVFSVPAALADNRSEPGALGYWETADHQGVVQIYTCGVDTLCGALVGMEFDHPTDPMPMTWNHRPQCDFPFIGNLKQRSNGAWFGSITNPKSGKTYNARIELASPGVLKLRGYLFVPALGQTETWTRFPGVPPAGCRMAASDF, from the coding sequence TTGACGAGCTATGTGACACGGTTTCTGGCCGGATTGCTGATTGCGGTGAGCGTGTTCAGCGTGCCGGCCGCCCTGGCCGATAATCGCTCGGAGCCAGGCGCCTTGGGCTATTGGGAGACGGCCGACCACCAAGGCGTCGTGCAGATTTACACCTGCGGTGTAGATACCTTGTGCGGCGCCCTGGTCGGTATGGAGTTCGACCATCCCACTGACCCCATGCCGATGACATGGAACCATCGTCCGCAATGCGATTTTCCGTTCATCGGCAACCTGAAACAGCGCAGCAACGGCGCTTGGTTTGGCTCCATCACCAATCCCAAGAGCGGCAAGACCTACAACGCGCGGATCGAACTCGCTTCGCCCGGTGTGCTCAAGCTGCGCGGATATCTGTTCGTCCCGGCTTTGGGCCAGACCGAAACCTGGACGCGCTTCCCGGGCGTGCCGCCAGCGGGTTGCCGCATGGCGGCGAGCGACTTCTAA
- a CDS encoding AIM24 family protein — translation MATTTGFQAPRIRQTAIRDESFGGVVYHIEGELVPSLTVELDRVPVYFEHHVMLWKQPAVQIGIMPLRGAIKRIMAGIQVIVTKAEGPGMIAFSRDGAGQIVPIHLAHGQSLDVREHQFLAATASLDYTYQRVRGFSNMLFGGNGFFIDTFRAGAGDGILWLHGYGNVFEKILAPGESIDVEPGAWVYKDPTVEMRTNVQNLSTGLLASMSFVTNRFTGPGRLGLQSMYLHMPTGT, via the coding sequence ATGGCGACGACGACGGGCTTCCAGGCGCCGAGGATCAGGCAGACCGCCATCCGCGACGAAAGTTTCGGCGGCGTCGTCTATCATATCGAGGGTGAGCTGGTCCCGAGCCTGACGGTCGAGCTTGATCGTGTGCCGGTCTATTTCGAGCATCACGTCATGCTATGGAAGCAGCCTGCCGTGCAAATCGGCATCATGCCTCTGCGCGGCGCCATCAAGCGCATCATGGCGGGGATTCAAGTCATCGTCACCAAGGCCGAGGGGCCAGGCATGATCGCCTTCAGCCGGGACGGCGCCGGGCAGATCGTGCCGATCCACCTCGCGCACGGCCAATCCCTCGATGTGCGGGAGCATCAGTTTCTCGCCGCGACCGCGAGCCTCGACTATACCTACCAGCGGGTGCGTGGATTCTCGAACATGCTGTTCGGGGGCAATGGTTTTTTCATCGACACCTTCCGCGCCGGGGCGGGTGACGGCATCCTGTGGCTGCATGGCTATGGCAATGTGTTCGAGAAGATCTTGGCGCCAGGCGAATCGATCGACGTCGAACCCGGAGCCTGGGTCTATAAGGATCCCACGGTCGAGATGCGGACCAATGTGCAGAACCTCTCCACCGGTCTGCTCGCGAGCATGAGTTTCGTCACCAACCGCTTCACCGGTCCGGGGCGGTTGGGTCTGCAATCGATGTATTTGCATATGCCGACGGGCACGTGA
- a CDS encoding PhzF family phenazine biosynthesis protein — protein MAVFGFQQVDVFSTEPLKGNPLAVVIGADGLTDVQMAAFANWTNLSETTFLLAPTSPEADYRVRIFTPETELPFAGHPTLGTCHVWLAAGGMPKADEVVQECDIGLVRIRRDSGRLAFAAPPLRRSGAVEPEVLARIALGLGVAPEAIVASQRIENGPPWIGVMLRSRAEVLALTPDFAALSGLIIGVVAPWDPSREGRDAQFEVRAFIPGSAVTEDPVTGSLNAGIAQWLIGAGIAPPSYIASQGTTLGRAGRVHVDQIGADIWIAGAVVTCVEGTVRL, from the coding sequence GTGGCGGTTTTTGGCTTTCAACAAGTCGATGTCTTCTCAACCGAGCCGTTGAAGGGCAATCCGCTGGCGGTGGTGATCGGCGCGGATGGGCTGACCGATGTCCAGATGGCGGCTTTCGCGAATTGGACCAATCTGAGCGAGACGACCTTCCTGCTCGCGCCGACATCGCCTGAGGCGGACTATCGCGTGCGCATCTTCACGCCCGAGACGGAGCTGCCCTTCGCCGGCCACCCCACGCTCGGGACCTGCCATGTCTGGCTCGCGGCCGGCGGCATGCCCAAGGCCGACGAAGTTGTGCAGGAATGCGATATCGGCCTCGTGCGCATTCGCCGTGACAGCGGTCGGTTGGCTTTCGCCGCACCCCCTTTGCGTCGGAGTGGCGCGGTGGAGCCGGAGGTCTTGGCACGCATCGCGCTGGGTTTGGGCGTGGCGCCGGAGGCGATTGTGGCCTCGCAGCGCATCGAGAATGGCCCGCCCTGGATCGGCGTCATGCTGCGCTCCCGCGCGGAGGTATTGGCGCTTACTCCGGACTTCGCGGCGCTCTCAGGTTTGATCATCGGTGTGGTGGCGCCTTGGGATCCCTCCCGCGAGGGGCGCGATGCGCAGTTCGAGGTGCGGGCTTTCATTCCGGGCTCTGCCGTGACGGAGGACCCGGTCACCGGCAGCCTCAACGCCGGCATCGCGCAATGGTTGATCGGTGCGGGTATTGCCCCGCCGTCCTACATCGCGAGCCAGGGCACGACACTCGGCCGTGCGGGACGTGTGCATGTCGATCAGATCGGCGCGGATATCTGGATCGCCGGCGCGGTGGTGACGTGCGTGGAGGGGACTGTGCGGCTTTAG
- a CDS encoding DUF1993 domain-containing protein, whose product MSLTMYAITVPALLRGFGVMSHYLDAAEAYTTDKKISPSVLLDARLYPDMMSLTGQVQRMSDAAKSAIVRLTGVLNMPMADTETSFDALRDRVAKTAAMISAVDPHLFEGSEDRTTEVKIRGGQGKMRGDAYVLQVLLPNFYFHLATAHDILRHNGITVGKADYFGAIAFSESAT is encoded by the coding sequence ATGTCGCTCACGATGTATGCCATCACCGTTCCGGCCTTGCTGCGCGGCTTCGGCGTCATGTCGCATTATCTCGATGCGGCTGAAGCGTACACCACGGACAAGAAGATCAGCCCCTCCGTTCTGCTCGATGCGCGGCTGTATCCCGACATGATGTCGCTGACCGGCCAGGTGCAGCGTATGAGCGATGCGGCCAAGTCCGCCATCGTGCGGCTAACCGGTGTCCTGAACATGCCCATGGCAGATACGGAAACGAGTTTCGACGCACTCCGCGATCGCGTGGCGAAAACCGCAGCGATGATCAGCGCCGTCGATCCGCATCTGTTCGAGGGGAGCGAGGACAGGACAACCGAGGTGAAGATTCGCGGAGGTCAAGGCAAAATGCGCGGGGACGCCTATGTTCTGCAAGTCCTGCTGCCGAACTTCTATTTTCATCTCGCGACCGCGCACGACATTCTTCGCCATAACGGCATCACTGTCGGCAAGGCCGATTACTTCGGCGCGATTGCGTTCAGCGAGAGCGCGACGTAA
- a CDS encoding MFS transporter, with product MGHRRTLQAIPIAMPSRFNSIIPVLLSVLIAEVALGMLTTLIPLTLSAHDTHSGVIGLVGSAYFLGFLVGTLTCARLVRAVGHIRAFAVFAALSADCALLMTSTHSPLVWAGLRLVMGWQLSGVFLVAESWLNDKTDSATRGRTFGAYLLISWGGAAMGPLAFGLLRNADTALIMTGVAFASALLPMAVTPVSNPPMGERKRFSLRRLYNTSPMGTTCVLASGLVNSCFYTLVPVYLERHGHGPGQVPVFLSGALIAALLVQYPVGMASDRFGRRPMTLAALGLAIVLALLLAFCGGSPFWVLILLGSLLSGVTAPLYGLGAGQTNDRVARTDYVAASGGLLFAWAVGSTIGPVAAGAVMTRTGGANSLFFFIAAALLLLSGFTLLRMRRTPGVENESAFVVARAAPTQMPELTPQGPSTTDP from the coding sequence ATGGGCCACCGTCGCACCCTCCAGGCTATACCGATTGCCATGCCCAGCCGCTTCAACTCGATCATTCCCGTCCTCCTGAGCGTGCTGATCGCCGAAGTGGCGCTGGGCATGCTCACCACCCTCATCCCGCTGACCCTCTCGGCGCATGATACCCATTCGGGCGTCATCGGCCTTGTGGGCTCCGCCTACTTCCTGGGCTTCCTGGTCGGCACGCTCACCTGCGCGCGGTTGGTGCGGGCGGTCGGCCATATCCGCGCCTTTGCGGTCTTCGCCGCCCTGTCGGCAGATTGCGCGCTGCTGATGACCAGCACGCATTCGCCCTTGGTCTGGGCTGGCCTGCGCCTGGTGATGGGTTGGCAACTCAGCGGCGTCTTTCTCGTCGCCGAAAGCTGGCTCAACGACAAAACCGATAGCGCGACGCGGGGTCGCACCTTCGGCGCCTATCTGCTGATCTCTTGGGGCGGCGCGGCGATGGGCCCGCTCGCCTTCGGCCTGCTGCGCAACGCCGATACCGCGCTGATCATGACCGGCGTCGCTTTCGCCAGCGCCCTGCTGCCCATGGCTGTGACCCCCGTCTCGAACCCGCCGATGGGGGAGCGCAAACGCTTCAGTTTGCGCCGGCTCTATAACACGTCGCCCATGGGCACGACCTGCGTGCTCGCCTCCGGCCTCGTCAATAGCTGCTTCTATACCCTTGTGCCGGTCTATCTGGAGCGGCACGGCCATGGCCCGGGGCAGGTGCCTGTGTTTCTCTCGGGCGCGCTGATCGCTGCCTTGCTCGTGCAATATCCCGTCGGCATGGCGTCCGATCGCTTCGGCCGCCGGCCAATGACTTTGGCGGCCCTCGGCCTCGCCATTGTGCTGGCCCTGCTGCTCGCCTTCTGTGGCGGGTCGCCCTTCTGGGTGCTGATCCTGCTGGGGAGCTTGCTCTCGGGCGTCACCGCGCCGCTCTACGGCCTCGGCGCCGGGCAGACCAATGACCGCGTTGCACGCACCGATTACGTCGCGGCGAGCGGCGGCTTGCTGTTCGCCTGGGCGGTGGGCTCGACCATCGGCCCGGTCGCGGCAGGCGCTGTGATGACCCGCACGGGTGGCGCCAATTCCTTGTTCTTCTTCATCGCCGCGGCGCTGCTGTTGCTGTCTGGCTTCACACTGCTTCGTATGCGCCGAACTCCTGGCGTCGAGAACGAGAGCGCCTTCGTGGTCGCCCGCGCGGCGCCGACGCAAATGCCGGAACTCACGCCGCAGGGCCCCAGCACCACCGATCCGTAA
- a CDS encoding PAS domain-containing hybrid sensor histidine kinase/response regulator, translating into MTDRTGELEPASAYGASGELDGATALAVIAASPDCVLVLSADGRIQFVNDRCLKLKEIASVEAVLGQYFWDIWPEAERPKIMGAVRRAGVGETISVEGFGPTAMGNPRWWEVRFAPVQIEGAPVQIVAISRDISERHAVEQALHDTEERLQLTLSNAQIVGFWDWHIREDLVYADTRFARLFAVDPAQAAAGAPIAAFMAAIHPDDRDRVSAFVALGLQTGEPFSEEYRLRGEDGVVRHVLAYGQCVYDADRQPNRFPGIVVDITEQRRAEIALRSSEAALRAREGDLRLALEAGRFGTWSRNLVSGDITMSPLCRLAFGQDPERDVTYAELLAVVHPDDRDRMLEAVASSVATRQDYAIDYRIVSETGQVRWVAVRGQPAYGADGVALRMIGISSDVTDQKRAEAHHAALIDLADRFGNSDDPADVSFMAAELLGRTLCVTRAGYGTIDLEAETISIERDWNMPGSMSIAGVLKFREYGTYIDDLKRGETVVFADAETDPRTKATAQKLRAIGAVSAINMPVREQGGLVALLFLNNNVARAWTEDELVFIREVAERTRSAVERRRAQNALQALAGSLERQVEERTAALQVSEARLRQSQKMEAVGQLTGGVAHDFNNLLTGITGSLEVMESRLAQGRFRELDRYITAAQGAAKRAAALTHRLLAFSRQQTLEPKVTRPDRLIADMEELIRRTMGPSITVEVVGTAGPWSTLVDQNQLENALLNLCINARDAMPGGGRLTVETSNKWLDERAAQDRDLPSGQYVSLCVSDTGEGMRAEVIERAFDPFFTTKPIGAGTGLGLSMVYGFVRQSGGQVRIYSEPGQGTNVCLYLPRHFGDDEKSEVPAAQPRGAPRADEGQTVLVVDDEPTVRMLVTEVLEELGYAVVEAIDGASGLKLLQSDIRIDLLVTDVGLPGGMNGRQLADAARVFRPLLKVLFITGYAENAVVGNGHLHPGMHVLTKPFAMEGLASRVKAIIAER; encoded by the coding sequence ATGACGGATCGGACCGGCGAGTTGGAGCCTGCCAGCGCATATGGCGCATCCGGCGAACTCGACGGTGCCACGGCTCTGGCGGTTATTGCGGCCAGCCCAGACTGCGTGCTCGTGCTATCGGCGGACGGTCGCATCCAATTCGTCAACGACCGCTGCCTCAAACTCAAGGAGATCGCCTCGGTCGAGGCGGTGCTGGGGCAATATTTCTGGGACATCTGGCCTGAGGCTGAGCGCCCCAAGATCATGGGAGCCGTCCGCCGCGCGGGCGTGGGGGAGACGATCAGCGTCGAAGGCTTTGGGCCGACGGCGATGGGCAATCCGCGCTGGTGGGAAGTACGCTTCGCGCCTGTGCAGATCGAGGGCGCGCCGGTCCAGATCGTCGCCATCTCGCGTGACATCTCCGAACGCCATGCCGTGGAACAGGCTCTGCACGACACCGAGGAGCGGCTGCAACTGACGCTGAGCAATGCTCAGATCGTCGGCTTCTGGGACTGGCATATTCGCGAAGACCTCGTTTACGCCGACACCCGCTTTGCTCGTCTCTTCGCCGTGGACCCCGCCCAAGCGGCGGCCGGCGCGCCGATTGCCGCGTTCATGGCCGCCATTCATCCCGATGATCGCGACAGGGTCAGTGCCTTCGTGGCGCTCGGCCTCCAAACCGGCGAACCCTTCTCCGAGGAATATCGTCTGCGCGGCGAGGACGGTGTCGTGCGCCACGTTCTGGCGTACGGTCAGTGTGTTTATGATGCGGATCGCCAGCCCAACCGGTTTCCGGGAATCGTTGTCGATATCACGGAACAGCGGCGGGCGGAGATCGCGCTCCGCAGCAGTGAGGCCGCCTTGCGTGCCAGAGAGGGCGATCTCCGTCTGGCGCTTGAGGCGGGGCGGTTCGGAACCTGGAGCCGGAATCTCGTCAGCGGCGACATAACAATGTCGCCCCTGTGCCGATTGGCGTTCGGACAGGATCCAGAGCGCGACGTCACCTATGCCGAACTGCTTGCGGTGGTGCATCCCGATGATCGGGATCGCATGTTGGAAGCGGTGGCCAGCAGCGTTGCAACCCGCCAGGATTATGCGATCGACTATCGAATCGTGAGCGAGACCGGGCAGGTGCGGTGGGTTGCTGTGCGCGGTCAGCCGGCCTACGGCGCGGACGGTGTGGCGCTGCGCATGATCGGCATTTCGAGCGACGTCACCGACCAAAAACGGGCCGAGGCGCATCATGCCGCCCTCATCGATCTCGCCGACCGCTTCGGCAATAGCGACGACCCGGCCGACGTCTCGTTCATGGCGGCCGAGCTCCTGGGCCGCACCCTGTGCGTCACGCGCGCGGGCTATGGCACGATCGATCTTGAGGCGGAGACGATCTCCATCGAGCGTGACTGGAATATGCCGGGTTCGATGAGCATTGCCGGGGTGCTGAAGTTTCGCGAATACGGCACCTATATCGACGATCTCAAGCGCGGTGAGACGGTGGTCTTCGCCGATGCGGAGACCGATCCGCGCACCAAGGCGACGGCGCAGAAGCTGCGGGCGATTGGCGCCGTGTCGGCCATCAATATGCCGGTGCGGGAACAAGGCGGCCTCGTGGCGCTGCTCTTTCTCAACAACAACGTGGCGCGCGCATGGACCGAGGACGAGCTGGTCTTCATTCGCGAAGTGGCGGAACGCACCCGTTCGGCGGTGGAACGCAGGCGGGCGCAAAACGCCTTGCAGGCTTTGGCGGGGTCGCTGGAACGCCAGGTGGAGGAGCGAACGGCGGCCCTGCAGGTGAGCGAGGCGCGGCTCCGTCAGTCCCAGAAGATGGAAGCCGTGGGTCAACTCACGGGTGGCGTCGCCCATGACTTCAACAATCTGCTGACGGGCATCACGGGCAGCCTGGAGGTCATGGAGTCTCGGCTCGCGCAAGGTCGGTTCCGCGAACTCGACCGCTATATCACGGCGGCGCAGGGCGCGGCCAAGCGCGCGGCAGCGCTCACGCATCGGTTGCTTGCCTTTTCGCGGCAGCAGACGCTGGAGCCGAAGGTGACGCGACCCGACCGGCTGATCGCGGATATGGAGGAGCTGATCCGGCGCACGATGGGGCCTTCGATCACCGTCGAGGTGGTCGGCACGGCAGGGCCATGGAGCACCCTGGTCGATCAGAACCAGCTTGAGAACGCCTTGCTCAATCTCTGCATCAATGCGCGGGACGCCATGCCCGGCGGTGGCCGATTGACGGTGGAGACCAGCAACAAATGGCTCGATGAGCGCGCCGCGCAGGACCGCGATCTGCCATCCGGGCAATATGTGTCGCTTTGCGTCAGCGATACCGGGGAAGGTATGCGGGCGGAGGTGATCGAACGGGCCTTCGACCCCTTCTTCACGACCAAGCCCATCGGTGCCGGAACCGGCCTGGGGCTGAGCATGGTCTATGGTTTCGTGCGTCAGTCCGGCGGGCAGGTACGCATCTACTCCGAGCCCGGACAGGGCACCAACGTATGTCTCTATCTCCCGCGGCATTTTGGGGACGATGAAAAATCTGAAGTTCCGGCGGCGCAGCCGCGCGGCGCACCCCGTGCCGATGAGGGCCAAACCGTCCTTGTTGTGGATGACGAGCCGACCGTTCGCATGCTTGTGACGGAGGTTCTGGAAGAACTCGGCTATGCGGTGGTCGAAGCCATCGACGGCGCGTCGGGCCTGAAACTGTTGCAATCCGACATTCGCATCGATCTTCTGGTCACCGATGTCGGGCTACCGGGCGGCATGAACGGCCGTCAATTGGCGGATGCTGCACGCGTCTTTCGGCCGCTTCTCAAGGTGCTGTTCATCACCGGATATGCCGAGAATGCCGTGGTCGGCAACGGCCACCTGCATCCTGGCATGCATGTCTTGACCAAGCCCTTCGCCATGGAAGGTCTGGCGAGCCGCGTTAAAGCCATCATCGCAGAGCGGTAG
- a CDS encoding response regulator: protein MVPLRVLLVEDEHLIRWLAAEALRDEGFEVLEASDGDEAVSQLRDPDHVDVLFTDVRMPGELDGIALAMRAREMSPGLPVIVATAYASQVAIRLEALNPPAHFLRKPYSIREIADIVRQAAA, encoded by the coding sequence ATGGTACCGTTACGTGTTTTGCTTGTTGAGGATGAACACCTCATTCGTTGGCTTGCGGCGGAAGCTTTGCGAGACGAAGGGTTTGAGGTGCTCGAAGCGAGTGATGGCGACGAGGCCGTCAGTCAGCTTCGTGATCCCGACCATGTAGATGTCCTGTTCACCGATGTCCGCATGCCGGGGGAGTTGGACGGTATCGCGCTTGCCATGCGCGCGCGGGAGATGTCACCCGGCCTGCCGGTGATCGTCGCGACCGCCTATGCGTCCCAAGTGGCGATCCGTCTGGAAGCGCTGAACCCGCCGGCCCATTTCCTGCGCAAGCCGTATAGCATCCGCGAGATCGCGGATATCGTGCGCCAAGCCGCTGCTTAG